One window of Hymenobacter sp. BRD128 genomic DNA carries:
- the mtaB gene encoding tRNA (N(6)-L-threonylcarbamoyladenosine(37)-C(2))-methylthiotransferase MtaB has product MTPQTVAFYTLGCKLNFSESSALGRQFEERGVRRVEFEQGADVYVVNTCSVTDHADRKCRRVVQQALKHNPQAFVAIVGCYAQLKPAEIANIPGVGAVLGAAEKFRLAEILTELELPEAGATGPGRVFASPISAAHEFHPAQSLGERTRTFLKVQDGCDYSCSFCTIPLARGASRSGSVASVVERVEKLAGQGVQEVVLTGVNLGDFGLQGPERERRENFTQLVQALEKVENMRRYRISSCEPNLLTDEVIQTVAASRRFMPHFHLPLQSGSDKILGLMRRRYRRALYADRVARIKELMPHAGIGVDVIVGFPGETEADFLETYQFLNELPISYLHVFPYSERANTLAPTLPGRVPERVRTERTTQLRSLLEKKKRAFYEQHTGLETEVLFEDDVTDGRVEGYTPNYIRVAAKYDPLLVGEIRPLRLTQVNALGLMEAEEVGLFA; this is encoded by the coding sequence ATGACTCCCCAAACCGTTGCTTTTTATACGCTGGGCTGCAAGCTCAATTTCTCCGAATCGTCGGCTCTGGGCCGGCAGTTTGAGGAGCGCGGCGTGCGCCGCGTCGAGTTTGAGCAGGGCGCCGATGTGTACGTGGTGAATACCTGCTCCGTCACCGACCACGCCGACCGCAAGTGTCGGCGCGTGGTGCAGCAGGCGCTCAAGCACAATCCGCAGGCCTTCGTGGCCATTGTGGGCTGCTACGCCCAGCTCAAGCCCGCGGAAATTGCTAACATTCCCGGCGTGGGCGCCGTGCTGGGCGCAGCCGAGAAATTCCGGCTGGCCGAGATTCTAACCGAGCTGGAATTGCCAGAGGCTGGTGCCACCGGGCCGGGTCGGGTATTTGCCTCGCCCATCAGCGCGGCGCACGAGTTTCACCCGGCGCAGTCGCTGGGCGAGCGCACGCGCACCTTTTTGAAGGTGCAGGATGGCTGCGACTATTCGTGCTCATTCTGCACCATTCCGCTGGCGCGGGGAGCTAGCCGCTCGGGTAGCGTGGCCTCGGTGGTCGAGCGCGTGGAAAAGCTGGCTGGCCAGGGCGTGCAGGAAGTAGTGCTCACGGGGGTAAACCTGGGCGACTTTGGCCTGCAAGGCCCCGAGCGCGAGCGCCGCGAAAACTTTACCCAACTGGTGCAGGCACTAGAGAAGGTGGAGAATATGCGCCGCTACCGCATCAGCTCGTGCGAGCCTAACCTGCTGACTGACGAGGTTATCCAGACCGTGGCGGCGTCGCGGCGCTTTATGCCGCACTTCCACCTGCCGCTGCAAAGCGGGTCGGATAAGATTTTGGGCCTGATGCGCCGCCGCTACCGCCGCGCGCTCTACGCCGACCGCGTGGCCCGCATCAAGGAATTAATGCCGCACGCCGGCATCGGGGTCGATGTAATTGTAGGCTTTCCGGGCGAAACGGAGGCCGACTTTCTGGAAACCTACCAGTTTCTCAACGAGCTGCCCATCAGCTACCTGCACGTTTTCCCCTACTCGGAGCGGGCTAATACGCTGGCCCCCACCCTGCCCGGCCGCGTGCCCGAGCGCGTGCGCACCGAGCGCACCACCCAGCTGCGCAGCCTGTTGGAAAAGAAGAAGCGGGCTTTCTACGAGCAGCACACCGGCCTCGAAACCGAGGTATTGTTTGAAGATGACGTGACCGATGGCCGCGTGGAAGGCTACACACCCAACTACATCCGCGTGGCGGCCAAGTACGACCCGCTGCTGGTGGGCGAAATCCGGCCGCTGCGCCTCACCCAGGTGAATGCGCTAGGACTGATGGAGGCCGAGGAAGTAGGTCTGTTTGCCTAA
- a CDS encoding helix-turn-helix transcriptional regulator → MPAPESIGQRFTQLIQQLGMSKNAFAQSLDKTATVIQHLVDERNKPGYDLLCKVFETYPNVSKDWLLLGQGPMLVTERAPAEPASPVATPASTPPAADLFAPPQPAIASAAVPPVAAEAPTPTPVAPAPSAAATPVAPPMPVASPAPTAPAPDPAYLTVALQTQYLQHQLALAEQRNQHLLEQQALMQQLVAVLQRNV, encoded by the coding sequence ATGCCTGCTCCTGAGTCCATCGGCCAACGTTTTACCCAGCTCATTCAACAGCTGGGAATGAGTAAAAATGCCTTTGCGCAGTCGCTGGATAAGACAGCCACTGTTATTCAACACCTGGTAGACGAGCGCAACAAGCCCGGCTATGACCTACTGTGTAAGGTGTTCGAAACGTACCCAAATGTGTCGAAAGACTGGCTGCTGCTCGGCCAAGGACCAATGTTGGTGACGGAGAGAGCCCCTGCTGAGCCGGCTAGCCCCGTTGCTACGCCTGCTTCCACGCCCCCGGCCGCCGACTTGTTTGCCCCTCCCCAGCCAGCAATTGCATCAGCCGCTGTGCCCCCCGTAGCAGCCGAAGCGCCGACGCCCACGCCGGTGGCCCCGGCGCCCTCAGCGGCGGCAACCCCCGTAGCGCCGCCGATGCCAGTGGCTAGCCCCGCGCCGACAGCGCCGGCACCCGACCCGGCCTACCTCACGGTTGCGCTCCAAACCCAGTATCTCCAGCACCAGCTAGCCTTGGCCGAGCAGCGCAACCAGCACCTGCTCGAACAGCAAGCTCTCATGCAGCAGCTCGTAGCGGTGCTGCAACGAAATGTCTGA
- a CDS encoding polyketide cyclase, with protein sequence MNEVLRDKSFRLAIGLTFFFFGTGIIFLFGGLAQYGIVLFVLLPIVLGVALGAMPKAKYTLGGALAATLLTLLASFVPGLSGLLCIVMVLPLMVPLIFLGYVVSHLARRYRQLQGTSRLPVLVLPLGLFLVAAPTETYFTKDATATVAVRTEQVFAYSPRQVYECIKAVDTLDAPKPLLMHLDLPIPTRCVLEKEAVGGRRTCYFKGGNLSNRDFGGGTITEQITALKKGKVLEMKVIDYNLVGRKWLGFRAANYYFDSLGSNSCKLTRITIYTSVLRPRRYWQPLEVLGIRQEHEYVFNNLARDLRRRYANASQ encoded by the coding sequence ATGAACGAAGTATTACGTGATAAGAGCTTTCGACTGGCCATTGGCCTAACCTTTTTCTTTTTCGGAACCGGAATTATTTTTTTGTTCGGGGGGCTGGCGCAGTATGGGATAGTATTATTCGTACTGTTGCCCATCGTGCTAGGGGTAGCCCTCGGAGCTATGCCAAAAGCAAAATACACGCTGGGGGGTGCCCTGGCCGCCACCCTGCTTACCCTGCTGGCCTCGTTCGTGCCCGGGCTATCGGGCCTGCTCTGCATCGTTATGGTGCTACCCCTTATGGTGCCGCTCATCTTTTTGGGTTACGTCGTCTCGCATTTGGCACGGCGTTATCGGCAGCTGCAGGGCACTAGCAGGCTGCCGGTACTGGTGCTGCCGCTTGGCCTGTTTCTGGTAGCCGCGCCCACCGAAACCTACTTCACCAAAGACGCGACAGCTACCGTGGCCGTCAGAACCGAACAGGTATTTGCCTACTCGCCCCGGCAGGTCTATGAGTGCATCAAAGCCGTGGACACCCTCGATGCCCCGAAGCCGCTACTCATGCACCTCGACCTGCCTATTCCCACCCGGTGCGTGCTGGAAAAAGAAGCGGTTGGCGGGCGGCGCACCTGTTATTTTAAGGGAGGCAACCTAAGCAACCGCGATTTTGGCGGTGGCACCATTACCGAGCAGATAACAGCCCTGAAAAAAGGCAAGGTTCTGGAGATGAAAGTAATAGATTATAATCTGGTCGGCCGTAAATGGCTCGGCTTCCGCGCCGCCAATTACTACTTTGATAGCCTGGGTAGCAATAGCTGCAAGCTCACGCGCATTACCATCTACACCTCGGTTCTTAGGCCGCGTCGGTACTGGCAGCCGCTCGAAGTGCTAGGCATCAGGCAAGAGCACGAATACGTGTTCAACAATCTGGCCCGCGACCTGCGCCGCCGGTATGCGAATGCTAGCCAGTAA